The stretch of DNA TTCGGCCGACTGGcaggcctgtctgtctttctggaGAGGAAATAGCTTAAGTGCAACCCAACCCATGTGTGCCCCCTAAAGGTGCAACAGTGGCACTTCAAAGTAACATCAAATGTCATCATCAGCACCCCAAGCACCTCCTTGTCCCAAAAGTTTAGGGAGATTTTAACCCTGCTACTGCATTAGGGGCAGGAAAGGAACTTGTGTCTACAGGCTGCTGTGGTTGGTACGTTCCAAGGTTCAGCCGACActttcagttgtgttttttgagGCAACTAAATGATTTATCACCCGCGAAAGTGGCTAGTAAAGTAGGCAAACCTAACAGCCACAGCCAAAAGTTACCAGCATTTGGTTGGTGGCAGGTGTATGGTTATAATCTTTCCATCTGTATACTATCCTCAGAATAATCAGCTTGCTTCTTTTCAAAGTCCTTGTAACATCTGATTTCATTCCACGTTCTGTGATTGTCTGTCATCCCTCCATCTATCCCTCCCGATGTCAATCGCAGCACCACACAGGCAGTCGTGAAGGTAGGCAGTGAGTTTTCAGACGGTCATGATGGTTTGAACTGACTGTTCATGGGCCCGCGAGGAaattttcactgcagccaggCGAGAGGCAAAATGTCTCTTCCCTCGATTGTAGAAGGAAAGAATGAAGAAACGAGTaaagagggaagggggggtgggggtgaaggGAATGGTAGAGAGGACACCTCTCAGAGGCACTGCGTCCCCTAAGGCCCAATGTGGGCTCAGTCCTGTCCAATCTGACCCACACCAGGGTTTTAGAAGAGTGCTTTGGATCCTTGGTTCTCGAACTCTGACCAGGCATCGTTCAGTTCCATGAAGATCATCTTAGCGTACTGTTCATAAGGCTGGCCTGTTGCCTGGaggcagacaaagacagacagagcaagagaataTGCATCTTGATGAATAAAAATCTTCATGAATAAGAGAATTTGCTGTTTACATCTTTGAGTTTTACAACAATataaaccaaaaacacattttaatgcaaGATGTTTTATGATTTATAGAACTGATTACTCGAGGACTGCCTGGTGGCTGTGGCTGGTAAGTTGATCTAATTTTTGAGACACTTTGGCAGGTAACCAGCCATACTTGTGAGGTCCTATTGTATTTTATAAACCTACATGGCTGATAGATGGTGGAACTCACTACATGGCCTGATTTGTTCTGCCTGGCTAAATGCCTAAAAGATCTGGCATTATACTGTACCTTATCTGGGTGGACGACCAGCACGGCCTTCCTGTAGTACTTCTTCACCTGGTCTGGTGTGACCAGGTCAGCCATGCCCACCGGTTTCCAGCGTGTTTCACCTTCCCACAGCACAGTGTGAAGAGTTGACAGCAGTGCTCGGATGTTACGCTCCTTCCCCTCGATCCAGTCCAAGATCTACAGTACAGACAGCGAGACAATAAAAGGGTCTTTTAGTATGGAAAAAGGTACACACAACGGGGTCCTACCTTGGAAGCTAGTGTCTATTCCTAAAGAAAGTGTATTTTGGAAAGCATAACACACTGAAGACTAGGGCTCCATGATATTGGAAAAATATTCACACTGCAATGTCtattttgagagtgacatgCAAGTGCTTAAGTGTAGGGTGCTTAAGTGCAGGTGTATTTTGTTGGAAACCTGTAATTTGAGGGGATCCATTTCTTTAGAGATCTCCTGTCGCCTCATTTCTGCAATGGTCCTCGGTCCTTTCTTATCAGGCTTAGAGGCAAATCCCTGAGTTGACAGCAGGTCTTCAAAATCATCCTCCTTCACCTTGGGCTTGGGGCCTGCATCACAACACAATACAGAGAACTGAAGCTATGGTATCAAAATACTGAAAAAGTAAAGAAATTAAACTAGGGGATCTAAATGAACCACTGAATGAAATGCCTTGAGATGCTGTTGCATGTCAGAGATACAGATGTAGCCCACAtagaagctgcagctgcttgtTCACTGACTGCTGTACTTTGGCATGATACCTAAGAGGAACTGTCTGTATCACAAACAGTACCTGAGATATTTAATAcagtaataatatatattttggtGGCTTTTATATAGTCTTGATATACACACAAAATTGTTAACACATTCAAAGAATCCATTAGGAAACTTTAAGTCAGGGAATTGTCCATATCGGGACTCAAATTGTGATCATGATCAATAGTCACAATCATTAGTCCTGGTAAAtttaggaaaaaatattttactgctCTTAAGATGTCATATTAAGATCATAACTAATTTCAAACATACCGAATCCAGGTGCACGgactcccctctcctctcttcctccgaTGACGCTGGAGAAGCTGAGGTTGTAGTTCGGTTTTGAGGGCTGTGAGCCTGAAGCAGGCTGGGAGGATGACGGCATTTTAGGTGCCGATCCAGATCCCGCACCAGGCATCCAGGGTTTGTTCTGGGCTGAGCTGGGTCTTCCAGGCTGCCAGGACTGGCCTTGAGGTTTAGCAGAGGAGGTAGGAGCCTTGGAGCTGAAAGCAGGGCCAGAAAAACtagtgctggaggaagctggaggagagttggaggaaaagggaggagaaatgattaGCGGTCAGTCAAGCTACATTATGAATCTactctatctgtctatccatctaaCTATGCACAATTTGTAAGAACATGTTATTTACTGCAGGCTGGATTACAGTGGTTGTTTTGTAGACATCCAGACTTCTGAACACAAACAACACTGTAGGAAACTAATATTTCTGGACATCAACCATTGTGGCTGAGACACAGCAATGATTACCAGCTACTGTCACTGTATTTACAAGTCAGATATAATTTTCAGTGTAGAAAAAGTCAGTGATGACTGGTAACTTGTGAAAGTAACCAGAAAGTCAGTTCTCAGACATCAGATGAAACTGCTCTTCTTCTTGGACTTAAAGGTGTCAGGTGTTGTCTAAGAAAGTTTTGTCTGATGTCTAGCTGTACTACACCTTAGACTTGAcaaaagatatatttttttgcacatttactgGCATGAGGATTACATAAGTGTTTCTGGATACTACTGCCACTCTATCAAGATTTGATCCGTCAAAAATAGGCTGCCTGCCCAGTTCCCTGCTTGCTGTTGGCATATTACCACCATTATAGGCAACTTGTCAACTGAGCAGGCCTCTTACCTGGTAAATTGGACCCCAGGTTTCCTAAGTCAGCAAAAGGATCAAAGGTTTGAGACTTGGCCTTTGACATGGATGACACTCCAGGAGCTACACAGGACACATGAGAATGTGTTTTAGAATtcaatcattttatttacaaaaaccCATCAATCTAAAAGAACTGTCCAAGGGGTGCAACAACATATGGACAGGTAAAGTGATGACACATTGTGGCTGGTGCATCCCCAGTTCACCAGCCATTTCTGCTGTGACACAAACTCAGTGGAGGGATAATTTTAAATGTCAACTGCATTTGAACATTAGCTTATTATAACttgaagaaataaaacacaaaagagcTGCGAGGCTTGCTAAATGTGCatacaaaatccaaaaaaagtTCCTCCACATACCTGTGTTGGTGTAATTGGAtttgttggtggtggtgctCATGCCAGCAGTGGTGCTGGCTGCCCAGCTGTCCCAACCCCCCAGCAGGtcaggctggctggctgatgaCGTCATCTTAGGAGGGTCATTCAATCGCTTATCTGTtacgacacaaacacaaaacggCCATTAACTTGGACTGAGAAAGACAAGAAATGTTTTTATACAGATGAGCTTTAATGTCTTGCACTTACTGAGGTTGAAGAGGCTGGTGTTGGACACAGGTGGAGGGTTACTGTGTGCTGAACTGAACCCGCTGGTACCAGAAGTATCAGAGCCCAACAAATCCTCAAACAGGTCAGGTCCCGAGGCCTGCCGTGATGAACCCAACCCAGAGCCAGTGCTGGAGCTGGAGCCCATCCCAAACGGATCAAACGGGTCAGCCATGGCTgtgggacagacagagatgtggagggaagaaaggaagacaAAGAATTGGAGGGTTTTAACACTAGAAATGAAAGATAAGGACATTTTATTAACattgacattatttttttacttgcaaaGGGCAATGTGACAGAGCCACAGTAAGGAACCAAGGTAACCAATCCAATTTAGCTATGTGATGGAACTGAGGCTCAAATGCACTTTGTGAAACATAAGACTTGCTGGAGCCACCACCAAACATCTCGACAGGTAGGAAATTaacatctgctgtgtgtgtgtgtgtgtgtgaataagtTTGATTCAGCTACTGTCAGGCAACCACCCATCATCTTGGTGTAATTTTCTATTCATTTTTGTCTGGTAAAATAGTAGAAGTGTTTCTTGCCCTGATTATTAACTCATTTTACACTACATTAGAAACAAAGTGACTTTTGAAGTTAAGTCAAATTtgagatatccaccatttgGAAACTTTGATGCTTATTCCTGAAAACCAAATGCTGGCATAAAAGTTGATAATATTGTTTTCTtatatctggaaaaaaacaatttggagGCCAGGGCATTTCTGTAACActataatactttatttacagcaATATTTTGTCCATACTGCGATTTCGCTAATTTTtcgattaattgttcagccaaAGAGTGAACTCTTACTTTTTGCAGCTGGTGCTGTCCCACTAGGTGTCCCACTGAAGAACAAATCCTCCTGCACTGCACCAGTgtgaccagcagggggagcaaaCAAGTCATTAAGGAGGTCACTGTTGCTGGAAGAAGCTTTCAGGCCTGCCTGGACTCCGTCATGAGGAGcagaggcggaggaggaggatgcaggATGAGGTCCAGGGTCAGAGTTCAACCCTAAGAGGTCCGCTGTGTCACTGGCAGGGGCTTCCTGGGCAGGAGGGGGAGTCTGGAACAAGGACGGGAAGAAGAGCAAGGAAAATCATGGATGGGGGGAGGCAAGAGTGAAAAAATAAGGCAGATTTGAGGGCTGAAACACTATCTGTACCTGAGTACGAAAATCAACACCTGCCAAATTCAGGTTAAAGCTGACTGCTTTGTCCAATGTAACAGATACTTTTGTGACTGCCAAGCAACACCTAAGgcttcttttcttctctaaCACTCAGTTAGGTGAGTAAAATGCTGAAAGTAGATGATTCATTCTGGAATTAATCAGACATTGTGGcttctatatctatatatccatatctgtatataaaacaaatgatacAACAGCATCTTAATTGCAACTTGCTCTTCCGAACCTCTGTTTCCCAACTTGTTAAACTTTGAGATGGcacatttgcaaaaatgtgaaatatccacactgcaaaatttCATGTGGAATATTGTTTTGGTCTCTTGTGTATGGTATTTGATTGAGTTTTAGTATTAGAGAAGAAAAGAATAGTTAACCAAATTTCTAATGAATCTGTAATAAATGGATGCTCTGTCAAGTAAAACACTTACAACCTCTAGACTTCATACAATCAGTCATGTAGTACAGCCTGTAAAGCGAGAATACATGATCATTAATCAAAGCAACGTTCAAGTTTCCCACCTGGAAGTCAGCATCAAACAGCGGCTCGCTGGGGTCGCGTGACAGCGGCTCCCCACCGGGAGCAGAGTAAGAATAGGACTCCCCGTCTGATTGGTCGCTCAGGTCGTCTTGGTCATTCAGGGTCCCGCCTCCCTGACTGTCTGAGGCGTCCTGGTGGCCACTTCCATCTGGAAAAGAGTGATGAGGCTGGTTAACAGAAGTTTTAGAGCACTGGATTTTAAAGTTTTTCCAGTTCAAATCCTGATGGGAAAATctgggcagggagagagaatgagaattTCTCTCCTGTCCTTCAGCAATGACTGCCGAGgtatccttgagcaaggcactaaacaATAACACTGcccaggtgtgagtgtgtggaaaTGAGTAAGTGTGAATGGAGCAGCACATTAATGAAGAACAAACATTCATGCCCACTCAACTATCCAACttctttcagagctgccactaTTGGCAGGGTTTTgcataatatttattttatttattatttatttaatgtttatttgatcagGACAGATACATTTGCATTGAACATAAATATGATACCTTGCAACATAGCAACTATAGTCGTAGCTAATTTGCAATGTCTGGCAATGCAATGTCTGGTCTCTTTGTTTAAACATAATCAACAcaagaaataacacaaaaatcaatattacTGGAATATCtggaaaatataatatatatgttcCAGAGGGCTTAAGCCTATCATGTCCTTCATTCAAGTAAAAAGCATCATGACAGCAAAGTGAGGCTAACAGGAAGAgctttttttgtagtttcagCCTTCCTGTTCAGAATAGCATCAAATTGTATTTGAAGGGGGAAAATCATCTCAGACAAAGTTTACCTGTGTACCAACTACATGTTAAACCGGTCTGAGCATTATTCCCTGGGGTGTCATCATTACAAACTGATTGTTTTTTCCTGGTATTGAAAATCTCTTACCGTCCCAGTCCAGGGTCTGGAAAAAGTTGTTGGAGTTGGTTTCAGCGCTGACAGGAGACTCTTCAGTCACACTGCAGTCCTCAGGAGTCTGAGCCGGCTGGGCCGACTCGGAGTCGTAAAATGCCGAGGAACCTGGCTGGCGGGGAAGCTCTGGCTTACCTAGGAAGGGGGTAAGGATCAAaggtttcatttgaaaaaatgaagacaacagcaaacaaattattttctgtattttctacaGAGCAGAAACTAAATTATATAATAACTCAGAACAGAAAAGTCACAATAATATGTCACACTAACAAACAATGGTAAATAAAATCCATGTGAAGTCATCACACAGCTTGTCTATTTAACCCTCAATCGACCAATATGTTTCACACCCACTAATGCCCAACTGGGGTCAGATCAGACCTcagtttaaaatgaatgaaaaaggaaaaaaaagaaagatttttttttttttttaattgaagtcATTAGAGAGGTTACAGACATTGGATGTATTACAATTATCTAATTGTAGATAATTGTAATACATCCAATGTATTACAATTATCTAATTTATTACAATTATGGCATATTTAGtgataatttaaaacaaatattattcatattttgaaattgGGAAAAACTTCCCACAAAAgtccccttctcctctctctgtgaatATGTGTCACTTGACATCTTGTCCTTAGAGAAATCTGGATTTTTATAAAGATTAATTTGATCAAGGAACAAAGGCGATATTCGTTGCTTTTGACTGGGTTCACATATGACTCCAGTGACAtgtcaaaacataatttcaattttcaattttattttattcaaaatggACAGTGTACAGTTCAAACATAAATGTTGCCATCATCCCAAATGAAGgcagaaatctgaaaaaaagtaTGGATTTATTGACGAACTGATTGACAAAGTCAAGAAATTTTGGACTAATCAAAGAATTAACCATTAAAGATATGAATAAAAGTAAATGTCTGAGATCAGATATGACCCCAGTTAGCCACTTGAGGGTCAAGCCATCCTTGAAATTCCATGGAAAGTACTGGTTTCACCTCTCACTGCTGACTTGTCCTCACACACCAGGGTTTGGCCATGTTGCGGCCTATTTGGCTCAAAGCCAGCGTCTCCTCTTTCTTTAGAACCTGGCTAAACCAAACCGGACCACAGAGCAGGCTTTGTAACACGACCTGGCAGGAGCCTGCTCAAGCTGCCCCCAAGCTCCAACAGGAGGGACGACTGATACTAAACAGAAAACCTGCTGTATAACTTGGAATCATTATGTGCAGCATTTTTAAGTGTAacttatttatttcacaaagtAAGATACTGGAAGACAACAATAACACTGTAATCTTGTCTTTACTGTTCTAAATTTACAGTGTGGAAAAGAAGCTCATTGTTTTCAAATCCTGCTTCTCCTTTGCCTACATGCTCATAAATGGAGACTCAAAGTAAAGACTAAACCATAACACACCCAGGCCGACCTTGTGCTGAGCAGAGCCTATGGAGACAGGGATCCATCAAGTGAAAACACCTACCAAACTTGCTGAGGATCTCCTGCTGCTCATCCCGAGAGGAGAAAAGGATTTTGGGGTTGAGTCCCTTGGTGTGGAAGCCGTCCCATGGAGGGGTCTTGGAGCTGGGTCGATCCCTGGGTTCTACCTCAATGTCCAGGTTGACTTGGAACAGGTCCGGGTACTTCTCCTGGATGTCACAGGCATCCAGATCATACCTGATgggaaaagagagggatggGTAAGAGGAGGGAAGTGAGAAAGAGAACATTTTAAGAGCTCGATTCCAAAACGATATAtataccatttaaaaaaaatagtgtcaTGACTGACAAAATGACCTCTGgcattaaaataagaaaaagttCACTGCATGAACTATGATGATTAATAGTTACTCTTCAGGTTATGAGTCATCTTAGCTGCTAGGCCTTACGAAAGTGAGTTAAAATTATCAGATGTTTGCCAGTAGGAAGCTTGAGCAGTGAATGAATGATCTTAGCAATGTACGTGTATTGCACAAAGACTGTAGACATACTTGGCAAACTTGACGGTGGTGGCATTTCTGGGGACGAAGCCTGTGTGGAACTGGATCTGAAACATCTTCATGGATGCCATCTGAAACAAAATAGACTTAAATGTTCACTTTATCCCTAATCACCTTTAATTGCCTTGCATACAcctttaaatacacattttgcatttaGATGACAGCACCGGCACGGAGGCTTACAATGAGTACAAAGTACAGTGTCAAGTTCTATTAATGTTTTCACATAGATATTTCACAGCACAGTCTGTGAAACATTAGCTGCATCTAATGTTTCATAGTACAGCATGACTGCATTACTAATGAACACCACATTTGCTGAGaatattttgtgtatgtgtgcttatGCTAAGGTCTACACTACACCAGAAAGCAAGAGTCATGACCCTTAGCCCATCAGGGTGTATATACGAGTGTATTCACCAACATGTTCATACAGGTAtaaactgtgtgtctgtgcctgcaagtttatgtgtgtgtatacacctgcatgtttctgtgtgtttgcatcagcCTGTAAGTGTACCTTGGCCTGCAGGCGTCCTCCCAGAGTAGATCTAGCGTGGTAGATCACCACCAGCACATCTCCTTGGACTGTCACATTGAGGGGAATCTCTGCTCTCCCGTCCTCCATCTTAAAatccctggagagagagagcgagcagatGAGAGTGTGAAAGAAAAGAACAACTTTATCCAGGGAAATCTGACTGAGGGAGCATATTCTTTTTCAGCAACATCCATGCTTCACAATCATATAATTTACCCATGACATTTTCAAGTATTCGTGAAAACCTACTTCATCTTGTCGTACTCCTGCGACGTGGTGAGGACCCTCTCGTCTCCAACATACACTTCGCAGAACGGCCTACACCCGTTGCGTTGCTTGTTGAAGAGCGGCACAGGCGTCATGACAATGGAGCGGATCACTATGGGCTTGCAGTGGGGGATGATGGGCTCCTCGGCCATCATGTCGCACATATATTCTATATACCTACAGAAAACAACCACCAAATCAAAACCAAGATGGCATGTTCACAGAACGGCAAAATATCTTTCTTACGGACAAACTCAGATGTTAAAAAAGTAACAACCATTTGGTTTTACAGTTCATAGTCTGTAAATGTGAACTGGATAAACGGgaataaactgaaactgaactgtggGTTATGACCAAAATCTAAAAGAGAGGATTAACTCAGAAATTGTCAATTTTACAAGCATTATAACTGTATTGGTATGCATACGATCTGGCCACAACTGTAACAACCCCCTAGTCTATTGAGAAATGCTCCCCCGATTACAGGatgatgtgcatgtatgtgtgcgaACCTCTTGTGTGAGGGAGCTATGCCAGGTGGGCAGCGCTTCATGGAGAACATGTAGACGGCAGCTTCAGCCGTGGTGAACAGACGACAGAAACACAGGAATGAACACACCGCCACAGCCGATGCTGCCCTGCCATCCTGTacagagaaacaagagacaataaaaacatcatgagagaagagaagagaagagaagagaagagaagagaagagaagagaagagaagagaagagaagagaagagaagaagaaaagagaagctaCTAACCAGACAGTGGACTATACAGATGTTCCTCTGGTCCTGTTTGAGCCACAGGTGCATGTTCTTACACACACTGTAGAGACTGCGGAGGTTCGGGGCACGACGCGCCTGCCAGTTACACTCggaaacctacacacacaaggttAAGAACCTTTATTTACAATGCTTAATGGGTAGTCAGTCCCAATATTCACCAGCCATTTTGACTCCTCTACAAGCCAAGTATAGAAAAGAGGAACTTCTAAATGTGCGGCTGATAGAGTGGGTTAACTTATCAGCCACAGGCAAAATTTACTAGAATTTAGCTATGGAGATAACTTCcccctcagacacacatgctTGGGTGTTTTCTCATTCGTACCCTGTTGTGGAATCGTGAAGGCCTGTAGGATCGTTTGGAGAGGTTGTAAACAGCATAGTGGCCGGCGTGACGTGAGTCTAGGAACAGGCGAACGTCCTCAATGTTGTTCTTTATCGCTGACTCGACCCCCTCTGCTGGGAATGacatgactacacacacacaaaagcacacacaaggAAACATGCAACAAATTaactaaggaaaaaaaaaaaaacaacagtacagTTTTTCTGAATGGCAACATTTGGGATGTATGACTCAGACTAATAGTTGCAGAACAAGCAATGCACTGTTTTACAGCCTCCCCCGCAACTCCCACATCTTCTTTCAATTCTAATACTGTCCAGGTTGAAGTTTAGATTGATCACTGAGCAGAGGACGATGCCTACCTGCTATTCTGGAGGTGATGTATGAAATATCCAGGTCCCCTTTGGCATAGctgtgagagaaaacacaaatggcACACTCATGAATTTATCTGCAGCACGTAGACAGCATAGTACAGAGTGCAAGATACtatttaaataacaaaaaagagtTGACTACACTATGggagaaaatgtaaatataaccATCACAGAAGTCACACTTTTCTTCTGTGAGCTTGTTCAACTACTGCGGTGCTCTGTCCCCAGGAGAAACTATGTTTcctaaacttttttgaaaaagtttaGGATTTGCTTGCTTTATTGCTGCcaaaagttaaaaatgaaaaatctggTTCCTTTTTGTAACGTTTGAGAAAGAGCTGTCTGCAGTATTGTTACAGGAGAGGGGCATGGTAGGTATTTCAACAGAGATAATAATTCCACAATTAATACAACCTTTTGTTTTACCATTGATTACTGCCAAGCAACCTGGTCTAGCGCCTCAAAACAAGATCTTAGTAAGATCAAGCTCGTTCAAAACGGAGCTGAATGCCTTGCTCTTCACTGCTCAAAGAGGGACAGTGGGGAAGAGATGCATGCCAGGCTGTCATGGATGAGGGTGGAGGAGTAGACCGGCATGACGCCTGGTCCagtattaaaaaagaaaaaaaagggcctTAAGAAAACCTACATACTTATATTTGCAGGTAACACACAGCAGTGATAGACATTATGATACAAGACAAGACTTCAAGGGATGCTTCATGTCACCTTTACCAAAAACCAACACTTTAAAGAAAACTACTACCACTGGATTTAACCAAGATTACCGGTAAAAtcactttcatttcaaaatcactTGAAAAGAAATTAAGAACAGCAATTATTCAGAAAGGAATCAGTTTAGGCTACATATGCCTTCAGATAGCAGATACCTGATATTCATCAACATCAGGGCACCATTCTTCAGTTTTTGCTTCAACAGGATTACTGATTTATAGGCGGAACAGCTACATCTAGACAAACTATACAGCTACAGCTTAAGCACTGGGGCGGTGAGCTAAAAGCTTAAGGGCATTTCACCGGGGTAGATGCTTGCCATAACCCAGGAATAAATATAGGCCTTCTTGTTGAATGATGGCCGCCTTACTGACTATGCCACCTTGCTGTTAACTCTCATTTGTTACTGACATCATCTAAGAAGTAGGCTGCACTGGATTTTACAACAACcaataaaagcaaagaaaaatggcaTTCTGACATTAATCGGATTGGAAAAATGACAAGCAAAAACCAAGCAAAGTTAGCGCACAGCCCCCTTTACTTTTGCCAGTTACTCTCCAAACATTagggacacacaaacaagttATAATGCTAAACTAGTTAATCCATCTATGCCGATGATTCTTCATTGTGTCTGTATGGAGTTAGGGCACACATGATGCTGGTTAAGACACACAAGTAGCTAGAATGCTGGTTTAGTGTACAGTGGGGGGGTAATCAAATCTCCTCAAGAGTCACTCGTTCACTCATTCATCCTTCATTTTACCATTCAATTATCTATGCAACTGTTTTTACAACTCGTGATGAAATTGAGGCAAGGAGGGCTATGGATAGGACTCTCAGCCTGTCAGGACACAACATCTAAGGTAATATTTAAGGTAATATCACAGACAAGCTGTTCTGATTTTGACTCATCTTGAAGGGATAATGGATCTCTGCACTGTATTCTGGCATTTAAAGATATTACACTAATTATTGAATGTttaaatttttagtttttaaaggCCATAACTCCTACATCATGTCCATTTCACAAGAAACTTGTTTTAGTCTTAAACGTGACATCTCAGACAACACTGGTGTGAGTGCATTTAGTCACAATGTTCTGGTGTTTAAAATATACATGGATTGGTGTAATGTAGGTTCTGTAGTTTAACATCCAAATTAC from Myripristis murdjan chromosome 9, fMyrMur1.1, whole genome shotgun sequence encodes:
- the gak gene encoding cyclin-G-associated kinase isoform X1 codes for the protein MSLFQSALDFLAGPGSSGAASRDQTDFVGQLVELGDMKLRIKRVIAEGGFAFVYEAQDIGSGKDYALKRLLSNEEEKNKDIIQEVCFMKKLSGHPNVVQFFSAASISKEESDTGQAEFLILTELCKGQLVEFIKRVEQRAPMSCDTVLKIFYQSCRAVQHMHKQKPPITHRDLKIENLLISNQGTIKLCDFGSSTTLAHYPDYSWSAQKRSMVEDEITRNTTPAYRTPEMIDLYSNFPINEKQDIWALGCILYLLCFKQHPFEEGAKLQIVNGKYSIPQNDTKYTVYHDLIRSMLKVNPEERLSITELVNQLQEIAAARNVNPKSPITELLEQNGGFGNNGAQPPNQIQNLHNNAGVYDPDQSGSGFLDILKGGTERFLTNIKDTSSKVIQSVASSPSYAKGDLDISYITSRIAVMSFPAEGVESAIKNNIEDVRLFLDSRHAGHYAVYNLSKRSYRPSRFHNRVSECNWQARRAPNLRSLYSVCKNMHLWLKQDQRNICIVHCLDGRAASAVAVCSFLCFCRLFTTAEAAVYMFSMKRCPPGIAPSHKRYIEYMCDMMAEEPIIPHCKPIVIRSIVMTPVPLFNKQRNGCRPFCEVYVGDERVLTTSQEYDKMKDFKMEDGRAEIPLNVTVQGDVLVVIYHARSTLGGRLQAKMASMKMFQIQFHTGFVPRNATTVKFAKYDLDACDIQEKYPDLFQVNLDIEVEPRDRPSSKTPPWDGFHTKGLNPKILFSSRDEQQEILSKFGKPELPRQPGSSAFYDSESAQPAQTPEDCSVTEESPVSAETNSNNFFQTLDWDDGSGHQDASDSQGGGTLNDQDDLSDQSDGESYSYSAPGGEPLSRDPSEPLFDADFQTPPPAQEAPASDTADLLGLNSDPGPHPASSSSASAPHDGVQAGLKASSSNSDLLNDLFAPPAGHTGAVQEDLFFSGTPSGTAPAAKTMADPFDPFGMGSSSSTGSGLGSSRQASGPDLFEDLLGSDTSGTSGFSSAHSNPPPVSNTSLFNLNKRLNDPPKMTSSASQPDLLGGWDSWAASTTAGMSTTTNKSNYTNTAPGVSSMSKAKSQTFDPFADLGNLGSNLPASSSTSFSGPAFSSKAPTSSAKPQGQSWQPGRPSSAQNKPWMPGAGSGSAPKMPSSSQPASGSQPSKPNYNLSFSSVIGGREERGVRAPGFGPKPKVKEDDFEDLLSTQGFASKPDKKGPRTIAEMRRQEISKEMDPLKLQILDWIEGKERNIRALLSTLHTVLWEGETRWKPVGMADLVTPDQVKKYYRKAVLVVHPDKATGQPYEQYAKMIFMELNDAWSEFENQGSKALF